The Gymnogyps californianus isolate 813 chromosome Z, ASM1813914v2, whole genome shotgun sequence genome has a window encoding:
- the TOPORS gene encoding E3 ubiquitin-protein ligase Topors isoform X1 produces MAEPLRRLADGAHRRRRPPGEERREAPGSGRCRERHRLKAAAAPARTGTEGPAGVSAGVGAGSNMTSADKDVSEDSNFSPKASTSKLPTDASPDSKCPICLDRFDNVACLDRCLHRFCFRCVQEWSKNKAECPLCKQPFFSIFHTIRAEDDFKEYILSPSENSSFASPDGQRFRYRTTLTGERRTGSSPSRRTLSPPDNGVLFEALLNEPVRQRDGEIQQMIRRLASRRQASAEGRSLRQIQEEDMINFRRALYRTGLRIRSIQDGGRYRDISAEFFRRNPACLHRLVPWLKRELTVLFGGNGSLVNVVQHIVMSNVTRYDMESQAFADDLKPFLLNLTEHFLHEFISFARCPFNLEAYDQHANYDCPAPSYDEGSHSDSSIITISPDMAYSQGRDNSLSVTGLGQAPWDDETPGPSYSISEEVRATIASLETSESSDEVSATKSRRSKLQTQLQATFDSNDSDSSSDNCVIVGYVKPLAERTPELVELSSDSEVSIREENREDVKKQQPIQCRSWSDSERSRSFSPRSPTYKEDVGSCRSCLSPAVEKTESKDDEKNKCKVKDLSLQDLSWSPSPGSDTVCSPWNHRLSRKGKSRSPQSCSRNSRGSHGHRSRREHRSSKSQLKKRRSRSRDSSKHRSKRSSRRSRAHDTRVSLKSQRGSLNRESTPSREVSRSRSRSKGHGKRRSRSRDSDRYYVRDGYQSRYQWGYAFCSRKAMGDAYESSSRRRTQSNALCSRQSAGPEYRIRSFIERTDPHSQRGLRERHYCCCERCRSRSRSSNRSRTPSGGTDRMKSEKPGGKRKYKTRHLENAFMESTSLERENDPKKTFPKFSDCYRNEDTLSDNRASSETKHKKKKKKVRSPSVEIIYEGKATDATRHLKKKKKKHRKKHRKHHMSNSAHSSPVVITIDSDSSKEPESTERDSSITWTGTTQINERENKSPSSFLGRTGCEDVYRVGEETEGAAKKYSIPTGRGDLDGDVRNADVELRETAADQNLTIADTSSNAPHTETVTSYVQEAPAAPSSQLPSPRISFLEYPDRQPLMLRLPKRLVNRSSWFDFPEEKM; encoded by the exons ATGGCAGAGCCGTTACGGCGCCTGGCGGACGGCgcccaccgccgccgccgcccgccgggggAGGAGCGGCGGGAGGCTCCCGGCTCCGGACGCTGCCGGGAGCGCCACAGGCTGAAGGCGGCCGCGGCCCCAGCCCGTACGGGGACCGAGGGCCCGGCAGGGGTGAGTGCGGGCGTGGGGGCCGGGAGC AACATGACTTCAGCAGATAAGGATGTTTCCGAAGATAGCAACTTTTCGCCAAAAGCCAGCACCAGCAAGCTGCCAACAGATGCGTCTCCTGACTCTAAATGCCCCATCTGCTTGGATAGATTTGACAATGTTGCATGTCTAGATCGCTGCTTGCATAGGTTCTGTTTCCGCTGTGTCCAGGAGTGgtcaaaaaacaaagcagaatgcCCTCTTTGCAAGCaaccctttttttccattttccatacAATTCGTGCTGAAGATGACTTTAAGGAGTACATACTCAGCCCTTCAGAAAATAGCTCTTTTGCCAGCCCTGATGGCCAGAGGTTTCGTTACCGTACCACCTTAACAGGGGAACGCCGCACTGGCAGTTCCCCTTCCCGAAGGACGCTGTCCCCTCCAGATAATGGGGTATTGTTTGAAGCGTTGTTAAACGAACCAGTGCGGCAGAGAGACGGAGAGATTCAGCAGATGATAAGGAGGCTGGCCTCAAGAAGGCAGGCTAGCGCAGAGGGCAGATCTCTGCGGCAGATTCAGGAGGAGGACATGATCAACTTCCGCAGAGCTCTGTACCGTACTGGTTTGCGTATTCGTAGTATTCAGGATGGTGGCCGCTATCGAGACATTTCAGCAGAGTTTTTCCGCCGCAACCCTGCTTGCCTTCACAGGTTGGTTCCTTGGTTGAAGCGAGAACTTACAGTCCTGTTTGGTGGCAATGGATCTTTGGTTAATGTTGTACAGCACATTGTCATGAGTAATGTGACTAGGTACGATATGGAAAGTCAGGCCTTTGCTGATGATTTAAAGCCATTTTTGCTGAATCTGACTGAACACTTCTTACATGAATTCATCAGTTTTGCCCGTTGTCCTTTTAACTTAGAAGCATATGATCAACACGCCAATTATGACTGTCCTGCTCCATCATATGATGAAGGAAGCCACTCAGACTCGTCAATTATTACAATATCTCCAGATATGGCATATTCTCAAGGGCGAGATAACAGTTTGTCTGTGACTGGTCTTGGTCAGGCCCCCTGGGATGATGAAACTCCGGGGCCTTCCTATTCCATTTCAGAAGAGGTTCGTGCAACCATAGCTTCTCTGGAGACGTCAGAAAGTTCTGATGAGGTCTCTGCTACAAAGAGTCGAAGAAGCAAACTGCAAACTCAGTTACAGGCTACTTTTGACTCAAACGACAGTGACTCTTCCTCGGACAATTGTGTTATTGTTGGGTATGTTAAGCCGTTAGCTGAGAGGACACCAGAACTGGTTGAGCTGTCCTCAGACTCTGAGGTGTCCATCAGAGAAGAGAATAGGGAAGATGtgaagaaacagcagccaaTCCAGTGTCGCAGCTGGAGTGACAGTGAACGAAGCAGGAGTTTCTCGCCACGTTCCCCCACATATAAGGAGGATGTAGGTAGTTGTAGAAGCTGCTTATCTCCTGCAGTTGAGAAGACTGAGTCAAAAGATGATGAGAAGAACAAATGTAAGGTAAAAGATCTGTCTCTGCAGGACTTGAGCTGGAGCCCCTCTCCGGGGAGTGACACAGTGTGCTCCCCTTGGAATCACAGATTGTCTAGAAAGGGAAAGTCCAGGAGCCCACAATCCTGTTCACGGAACAGTCGAGGCAGTCATGGCCATCGGTCTAGGAGGGAGCATCGTAGTAGCAAAAGCCAACTTAAAAAGAGACGATCGAGAAGCAGAGATAGTAGCAAACATAGgagcaaaagaagcagcaggaggtcGAGGGCTCATGACACCAGAGTCTCTCTAAAAAGCCAGAGAGGCTCTCTAAATCGTGAGAGCACTCCATCCAGAGAAGTAAGCAGATCACGATCACGTAGCAAAGGCCACGGCAAAAGGAGATCAAGAAGCAGAGACAGCGATCGTTATTATGTAAGAGACGGTTATCAAAGTAGATACCAGTGGGGTTATGCTTTCTGTAGTCGAAAGGCGATGGGAGATGCCTATGAATCCTCCAGCAGAAGGAGGACTCAGTCTAATGCTCTCTGTTCAAGGCAATCTGCTGGTCCAGAGTACAGGATACGATCATTTATTGAAAGGACAGATCCGCATAGCCAGAGGGGACTCCGTGAGAGACACTATTGCTGTTGTGAAAGATGCAGGTCAAGGAGTCGATCAAGCAACAGGTCAAGGACCCCTTCTGGAGGAACTGACagaatgaaaagtgaaaagccTGGCGGAAAAAGGAAGTACAAAACTCGCCACTTGGAGAATGCATTCATGGAGAGCACAAgtctagaaagagaaaatgaccCCAAGAAAACTTTCCCAAAATTCAGTGACTGCTACAGAAATGAAGACACCCTTTCAGACAATCGAGCAAGCAGCGAGacaaagcataagaaaaagaaaaaaaaggtgaggaGTCCAAGTGTGGAGATAATCTatgaaggaaaagcaacagatgCAACAAggcatctgaaaaagaaaaagaaaaagcataggAAGAAACACCGGAAACATCACATGAGTAACTCAGCACATTCTTCTCCGGTGGTGATTACAATTGACAGTGATAGTAGCAAGGAGCCAGAAAGTACCGAACGTGACAGCAGTATTACTTGGACAGGCACAACTCAgataaatgagagagaaaacaaatctccatcttcttttctggGAAGGACAGGATGTGAAGATGTTTACAGAGTTGGTGAGGAAACTGAAGGAGCAGCCAAAAAGTACAGTATTCCTACCGGAAGGGGAGACTTAGATGGTGACGTTAGAAATGCTGATGTCGAACTTCGAGAAACAGCAGCTGATCAGAATCTTACCATAGCGGATACCAGCAGTAACGCCCCTCACACAGAAACTGTAACCAGCTACGTTCAAGAAGCACCAGCAGCGCCTTCCAGTCAACTGCCTTCCCCCAGGATTTCCTTCCTGGAGTATCCAGACAGACAACCATTGATGCTAAGACTGCCAAAGAGACTTGTCAACAGATCCTCTTGGTTTgatttcccagaagaaaaaatgtag
- the TOPORS gene encoding E3 ubiquitin-protein ligase Topors isoform X2: MAEPLRRLADGAHRRRRPPGEERREAPGSGRCRERHRLKAAAAPARTGTEGPAGNMTSADKDVSEDSNFSPKASTSKLPTDASPDSKCPICLDRFDNVACLDRCLHRFCFRCVQEWSKNKAECPLCKQPFFSIFHTIRAEDDFKEYILSPSENSSFASPDGQRFRYRTTLTGERRTGSSPSRRTLSPPDNGVLFEALLNEPVRQRDGEIQQMIRRLASRRQASAEGRSLRQIQEEDMINFRRALYRTGLRIRSIQDGGRYRDISAEFFRRNPACLHRLVPWLKRELTVLFGGNGSLVNVVQHIVMSNVTRYDMESQAFADDLKPFLLNLTEHFLHEFISFARCPFNLEAYDQHANYDCPAPSYDEGSHSDSSIITISPDMAYSQGRDNSLSVTGLGQAPWDDETPGPSYSISEEVRATIASLETSESSDEVSATKSRRSKLQTQLQATFDSNDSDSSSDNCVIVGYVKPLAERTPELVELSSDSEVSIREENREDVKKQQPIQCRSWSDSERSRSFSPRSPTYKEDVGSCRSCLSPAVEKTESKDDEKNKCKVKDLSLQDLSWSPSPGSDTVCSPWNHRLSRKGKSRSPQSCSRNSRGSHGHRSRREHRSSKSQLKKRRSRSRDSSKHRSKRSSRRSRAHDTRVSLKSQRGSLNRESTPSREVSRSRSRSKGHGKRRSRSRDSDRYYVRDGYQSRYQWGYAFCSRKAMGDAYESSSRRRTQSNALCSRQSAGPEYRIRSFIERTDPHSQRGLRERHYCCCERCRSRSRSSNRSRTPSGGTDRMKSEKPGGKRKYKTRHLENAFMESTSLERENDPKKTFPKFSDCYRNEDTLSDNRASSETKHKKKKKKVRSPSVEIIYEGKATDATRHLKKKKKKHRKKHRKHHMSNSAHSSPVVITIDSDSSKEPESTERDSSITWTGTTQINERENKSPSSFLGRTGCEDVYRVGEETEGAAKKYSIPTGRGDLDGDVRNADVELRETAADQNLTIADTSSNAPHTETVTSYVQEAPAAPSSQLPSPRISFLEYPDRQPLMLRLPKRLVNRSSWFDFPEEKM, translated from the exons ATGGCAGAGCCGTTACGGCGCCTGGCGGACGGCgcccaccgccgccgccgcccgccgggggAGGAGCGGCGGGAGGCTCCCGGCTCCGGACGCTGCCGGGAGCGCCACAGGCTGAAGGCGGCCGCGGCCCCAGCCCGTACGGGGACCGAGGGCCCGGCAGGG AACATGACTTCAGCAGATAAGGATGTTTCCGAAGATAGCAACTTTTCGCCAAAAGCCAGCACCAGCAAGCTGCCAACAGATGCGTCTCCTGACTCTAAATGCCCCATCTGCTTGGATAGATTTGACAATGTTGCATGTCTAGATCGCTGCTTGCATAGGTTCTGTTTCCGCTGTGTCCAGGAGTGgtcaaaaaacaaagcagaatgcCCTCTTTGCAAGCaaccctttttttccattttccatacAATTCGTGCTGAAGATGACTTTAAGGAGTACATACTCAGCCCTTCAGAAAATAGCTCTTTTGCCAGCCCTGATGGCCAGAGGTTTCGTTACCGTACCACCTTAACAGGGGAACGCCGCACTGGCAGTTCCCCTTCCCGAAGGACGCTGTCCCCTCCAGATAATGGGGTATTGTTTGAAGCGTTGTTAAACGAACCAGTGCGGCAGAGAGACGGAGAGATTCAGCAGATGATAAGGAGGCTGGCCTCAAGAAGGCAGGCTAGCGCAGAGGGCAGATCTCTGCGGCAGATTCAGGAGGAGGACATGATCAACTTCCGCAGAGCTCTGTACCGTACTGGTTTGCGTATTCGTAGTATTCAGGATGGTGGCCGCTATCGAGACATTTCAGCAGAGTTTTTCCGCCGCAACCCTGCTTGCCTTCACAGGTTGGTTCCTTGGTTGAAGCGAGAACTTACAGTCCTGTTTGGTGGCAATGGATCTTTGGTTAATGTTGTACAGCACATTGTCATGAGTAATGTGACTAGGTACGATATGGAAAGTCAGGCCTTTGCTGATGATTTAAAGCCATTTTTGCTGAATCTGACTGAACACTTCTTACATGAATTCATCAGTTTTGCCCGTTGTCCTTTTAACTTAGAAGCATATGATCAACACGCCAATTATGACTGTCCTGCTCCATCATATGATGAAGGAAGCCACTCAGACTCGTCAATTATTACAATATCTCCAGATATGGCATATTCTCAAGGGCGAGATAACAGTTTGTCTGTGACTGGTCTTGGTCAGGCCCCCTGGGATGATGAAACTCCGGGGCCTTCCTATTCCATTTCAGAAGAGGTTCGTGCAACCATAGCTTCTCTGGAGACGTCAGAAAGTTCTGATGAGGTCTCTGCTACAAAGAGTCGAAGAAGCAAACTGCAAACTCAGTTACAGGCTACTTTTGACTCAAACGACAGTGACTCTTCCTCGGACAATTGTGTTATTGTTGGGTATGTTAAGCCGTTAGCTGAGAGGACACCAGAACTGGTTGAGCTGTCCTCAGACTCTGAGGTGTCCATCAGAGAAGAGAATAGGGAAGATGtgaagaaacagcagccaaTCCAGTGTCGCAGCTGGAGTGACAGTGAACGAAGCAGGAGTTTCTCGCCACGTTCCCCCACATATAAGGAGGATGTAGGTAGTTGTAGAAGCTGCTTATCTCCTGCAGTTGAGAAGACTGAGTCAAAAGATGATGAGAAGAACAAATGTAAGGTAAAAGATCTGTCTCTGCAGGACTTGAGCTGGAGCCCCTCTCCGGGGAGTGACACAGTGTGCTCCCCTTGGAATCACAGATTGTCTAGAAAGGGAAAGTCCAGGAGCCCACAATCCTGTTCACGGAACAGTCGAGGCAGTCATGGCCATCGGTCTAGGAGGGAGCATCGTAGTAGCAAAAGCCAACTTAAAAAGAGACGATCGAGAAGCAGAGATAGTAGCAAACATAGgagcaaaagaagcagcaggaggtcGAGGGCTCATGACACCAGAGTCTCTCTAAAAAGCCAGAGAGGCTCTCTAAATCGTGAGAGCACTCCATCCAGAGAAGTAAGCAGATCACGATCACGTAGCAAAGGCCACGGCAAAAGGAGATCAAGAAGCAGAGACAGCGATCGTTATTATGTAAGAGACGGTTATCAAAGTAGATACCAGTGGGGTTATGCTTTCTGTAGTCGAAAGGCGATGGGAGATGCCTATGAATCCTCCAGCAGAAGGAGGACTCAGTCTAATGCTCTCTGTTCAAGGCAATCTGCTGGTCCAGAGTACAGGATACGATCATTTATTGAAAGGACAGATCCGCATAGCCAGAGGGGACTCCGTGAGAGACACTATTGCTGTTGTGAAAGATGCAGGTCAAGGAGTCGATCAAGCAACAGGTCAAGGACCCCTTCTGGAGGAACTGACagaatgaaaagtgaaaagccTGGCGGAAAAAGGAAGTACAAAACTCGCCACTTGGAGAATGCATTCATGGAGAGCACAAgtctagaaagagaaaatgaccCCAAGAAAACTTTCCCAAAATTCAGTGACTGCTACAGAAATGAAGACACCCTTTCAGACAATCGAGCAAGCAGCGAGacaaagcataagaaaaagaaaaaaaaggtgaggaGTCCAAGTGTGGAGATAATCTatgaaggaaaagcaacagatgCAACAAggcatctgaaaaagaaaaagaaaaagcataggAAGAAACACCGGAAACATCACATGAGTAACTCAGCACATTCTTCTCCGGTGGTGATTACAATTGACAGTGATAGTAGCAAGGAGCCAGAAAGTACCGAACGTGACAGCAGTATTACTTGGACAGGCACAACTCAgataaatgagagagaaaacaaatctccatcttcttttctggGAAGGACAGGATGTGAAGATGTTTACAGAGTTGGTGAGGAAACTGAAGGAGCAGCCAAAAAGTACAGTATTCCTACCGGAAGGGGAGACTTAGATGGTGACGTTAGAAATGCTGATGTCGAACTTCGAGAAACAGCAGCTGATCAGAATCTTACCATAGCGGATACCAGCAGTAACGCCCCTCACACAGAAACTGTAACCAGCTACGTTCAAGAAGCACCAGCAGCGCCTTCCAGTCAACTGCCTTCCCCCAGGATTTCCTTCCTGGAGTATCCAGACAGACAACCATTGATGCTAAGACTGCCAAAGAGACTTGTCAACAGATCCTCTTGGTTTgatttcccagaagaaaaaatgtag
- the TOPORS gene encoding E3 ubiquitin-protein ligase Topors isoform X3: MTSADKDVSEDSNFSPKASTSKLPTDASPDSKCPICLDRFDNVACLDRCLHRFCFRCVQEWSKNKAECPLCKQPFFSIFHTIRAEDDFKEYILSPSENSSFASPDGQRFRYRTTLTGERRTGSSPSRRTLSPPDNGVLFEALLNEPVRQRDGEIQQMIRRLASRRQASAEGRSLRQIQEEDMINFRRALYRTGLRIRSIQDGGRYRDISAEFFRRNPACLHRLVPWLKRELTVLFGGNGSLVNVVQHIVMSNVTRYDMESQAFADDLKPFLLNLTEHFLHEFISFARCPFNLEAYDQHANYDCPAPSYDEGSHSDSSIITISPDMAYSQGRDNSLSVTGLGQAPWDDETPGPSYSISEEVRATIASLETSESSDEVSATKSRRSKLQTQLQATFDSNDSDSSSDNCVIVGYVKPLAERTPELVELSSDSEVSIREENREDVKKQQPIQCRSWSDSERSRSFSPRSPTYKEDVGSCRSCLSPAVEKTESKDDEKNKCKVKDLSLQDLSWSPSPGSDTVCSPWNHRLSRKGKSRSPQSCSRNSRGSHGHRSRREHRSSKSQLKKRRSRSRDSSKHRSKRSSRRSRAHDTRVSLKSQRGSLNRESTPSREVSRSRSRSKGHGKRRSRSRDSDRYYVRDGYQSRYQWGYAFCSRKAMGDAYESSSRRRTQSNALCSRQSAGPEYRIRSFIERTDPHSQRGLRERHYCCCERCRSRSRSSNRSRTPSGGTDRMKSEKPGGKRKYKTRHLENAFMESTSLERENDPKKTFPKFSDCYRNEDTLSDNRASSETKHKKKKKKVRSPSVEIIYEGKATDATRHLKKKKKKHRKKHRKHHMSNSAHSSPVVITIDSDSSKEPESTERDSSITWTGTTQINERENKSPSSFLGRTGCEDVYRVGEETEGAAKKYSIPTGRGDLDGDVRNADVELRETAADQNLTIADTSSNAPHTETVTSYVQEAPAAPSSQLPSPRISFLEYPDRQPLMLRLPKRLVNRSSWFDFPEEKM, from the coding sequence ATGACTTCAGCAGATAAGGATGTTTCCGAAGATAGCAACTTTTCGCCAAAAGCCAGCACCAGCAAGCTGCCAACAGATGCGTCTCCTGACTCTAAATGCCCCATCTGCTTGGATAGATTTGACAATGTTGCATGTCTAGATCGCTGCTTGCATAGGTTCTGTTTCCGCTGTGTCCAGGAGTGgtcaaaaaacaaagcagaatgcCCTCTTTGCAAGCaaccctttttttccattttccatacAATTCGTGCTGAAGATGACTTTAAGGAGTACATACTCAGCCCTTCAGAAAATAGCTCTTTTGCCAGCCCTGATGGCCAGAGGTTTCGTTACCGTACCACCTTAACAGGGGAACGCCGCACTGGCAGTTCCCCTTCCCGAAGGACGCTGTCCCCTCCAGATAATGGGGTATTGTTTGAAGCGTTGTTAAACGAACCAGTGCGGCAGAGAGACGGAGAGATTCAGCAGATGATAAGGAGGCTGGCCTCAAGAAGGCAGGCTAGCGCAGAGGGCAGATCTCTGCGGCAGATTCAGGAGGAGGACATGATCAACTTCCGCAGAGCTCTGTACCGTACTGGTTTGCGTATTCGTAGTATTCAGGATGGTGGCCGCTATCGAGACATTTCAGCAGAGTTTTTCCGCCGCAACCCTGCTTGCCTTCACAGGTTGGTTCCTTGGTTGAAGCGAGAACTTACAGTCCTGTTTGGTGGCAATGGATCTTTGGTTAATGTTGTACAGCACATTGTCATGAGTAATGTGACTAGGTACGATATGGAAAGTCAGGCCTTTGCTGATGATTTAAAGCCATTTTTGCTGAATCTGACTGAACACTTCTTACATGAATTCATCAGTTTTGCCCGTTGTCCTTTTAACTTAGAAGCATATGATCAACACGCCAATTATGACTGTCCTGCTCCATCATATGATGAAGGAAGCCACTCAGACTCGTCAATTATTACAATATCTCCAGATATGGCATATTCTCAAGGGCGAGATAACAGTTTGTCTGTGACTGGTCTTGGTCAGGCCCCCTGGGATGATGAAACTCCGGGGCCTTCCTATTCCATTTCAGAAGAGGTTCGTGCAACCATAGCTTCTCTGGAGACGTCAGAAAGTTCTGATGAGGTCTCTGCTACAAAGAGTCGAAGAAGCAAACTGCAAACTCAGTTACAGGCTACTTTTGACTCAAACGACAGTGACTCTTCCTCGGACAATTGTGTTATTGTTGGGTATGTTAAGCCGTTAGCTGAGAGGACACCAGAACTGGTTGAGCTGTCCTCAGACTCTGAGGTGTCCATCAGAGAAGAGAATAGGGAAGATGtgaagaaacagcagccaaTCCAGTGTCGCAGCTGGAGTGACAGTGAACGAAGCAGGAGTTTCTCGCCACGTTCCCCCACATATAAGGAGGATGTAGGTAGTTGTAGAAGCTGCTTATCTCCTGCAGTTGAGAAGACTGAGTCAAAAGATGATGAGAAGAACAAATGTAAGGTAAAAGATCTGTCTCTGCAGGACTTGAGCTGGAGCCCCTCTCCGGGGAGTGACACAGTGTGCTCCCCTTGGAATCACAGATTGTCTAGAAAGGGAAAGTCCAGGAGCCCACAATCCTGTTCACGGAACAGTCGAGGCAGTCATGGCCATCGGTCTAGGAGGGAGCATCGTAGTAGCAAAAGCCAACTTAAAAAGAGACGATCGAGAAGCAGAGATAGTAGCAAACATAGgagcaaaagaagcagcaggaggtcGAGGGCTCATGACACCAGAGTCTCTCTAAAAAGCCAGAGAGGCTCTCTAAATCGTGAGAGCACTCCATCCAGAGAAGTAAGCAGATCACGATCACGTAGCAAAGGCCACGGCAAAAGGAGATCAAGAAGCAGAGACAGCGATCGTTATTATGTAAGAGACGGTTATCAAAGTAGATACCAGTGGGGTTATGCTTTCTGTAGTCGAAAGGCGATGGGAGATGCCTATGAATCCTCCAGCAGAAGGAGGACTCAGTCTAATGCTCTCTGTTCAAGGCAATCTGCTGGTCCAGAGTACAGGATACGATCATTTATTGAAAGGACAGATCCGCATAGCCAGAGGGGACTCCGTGAGAGACACTATTGCTGTTGTGAAAGATGCAGGTCAAGGAGTCGATCAAGCAACAGGTCAAGGACCCCTTCTGGAGGAACTGACagaatgaaaagtgaaaagccTGGCGGAAAAAGGAAGTACAAAACTCGCCACTTGGAGAATGCATTCATGGAGAGCACAAgtctagaaagagaaaatgaccCCAAGAAAACTTTCCCAAAATTCAGTGACTGCTACAGAAATGAAGACACCCTTTCAGACAATCGAGCAAGCAGCGAGacaaagcataagaaaaagaaaaaaaaggtgaggaGTCCAAGTGTGGAGATAATCTatgaaggaaaagcaacagatgCAACAAggcatctgaaaaagaaaaagaaaaagcataggAAGAAACACCGGAAACATCACATGAGTAACTCAGCACATTCTTCTCCGGTGGTGATTACAATTGACAGTGATAGTAGCAAGGAGCCAGAAAGTACCGAACGTGACAGCAGTATTACTTGGACAGGCACAACTCAgataaatgagagagaaaacaaatctccatcttcttttctggGAAGGACAGGATGTGAAGATGTTTACAGAGTTGGTGAGGAAACTGAAGGAGCAGCCAAAAAGTACAGTATTCCTACCGGAAGGGGAGACTTAGATGGTGACGTTAGAAATGCTGATGTCGAACTTCGAGAAACAGCAGCTGATCAGAATCTTACCATAGCGGATACCAGCAGTAACGCCCCTCACACAGAAACTGTAACCAGCTACGTTCAAGAAGCACCAGCAGCGCCTTCCAGTCAACTGCCTTCCCCCAGGATTTCCTTCCTGGAGTATCCAGACAGACAACCATTGATGCTAAGACTGCCAAAGAGACTTGTCAACAGATCCTCTTGGTTTgatttcccagaagaaaaaatgtag